The stretch of DNA CTATTATGCTAGTATCATTAATAAGTACTTATGGAGGGAGAGCTACCCTATGGAAGTTGGAGGTATCTGGGGCAATTTTTATTGGTTATGTCTTTGGATTATGCGATTGGCTTATATAAATATACTTTGGGGATTATTTACCATATTTGGATTAATTATCATCGGTTTCACTCCTGCAACTATCGCTATGTTTACTATTATTAGAAAGTGGTTAAAAAAAGAAACCGAAATACCAATATTTAATACTTTCTTTACTATATATAAAGAGGAATTTTTTAAATCGAATATATTTACCATTATTATTGGATCAATTGGACTCATACTACTTGTCGACTTATCTTTTCTTGGCACCATCTCAGAACATCCGATATACCCATTATTACTTGGCGGTCTATTTCTATGTGGATTTATCTATATAACTTTAATCCTTTACATATTTCCTTTATATGTCAATTTCAATTTATCACGTTGGCAATATATTAAGTATTCAATTTTAATTGGCTTAACTAATTTACATTATACAATTACGATGATGGTAGCAATTAGTGGATTATATTATTTGTTTATGCGTATTCCCGGGCTTATTCCATTTTTTTCTATTAGTACAACAGGAGTAACAATTATGGGGATATCATATTTATCTTTTAAGAACCTTGATAAAAAAAGAAACAACCAGCAAGCTCAAAACACTTTGTCTTAAAGGCTTCAAAAAGTATGCAGTCATTGGGGTAGATGTTTATGAAAAAAAATTCTATTAAACATTATTATAAATTAATTACATTTTTGATCGTATTGAGCACTGTTCCTGTAATACTAGTTGGCGTTTTTTCTTATTTACGATCTTCCGAAATAATCGAAGCAAATGTAGCAGAAGAGAAACAACAAAGTGTTTATCAAATACAAACCAATGTTGAGCAAGTACTA from Oceanobacillus iheyensis HTE831 encodes:
- a CDS encoding YesL family protein, with the translated sequence MEVGGIWGNFYWLCLWIMRLAYINILWGLFTIFGLIIIGFTPATIAMFTIIRKWLKKETEIPIFNTFFTIYKEEFFKSNIFTIIIGSIGLILLVDLSFLGTISEHPIYPLLLGGLFLCGFIYITLILYIFPLYVNFNLSRWQYIKYSILIGLTNLHYTITMMVAISGLYYLFMRIPGLIPFFSISTTGVTIMGISYLSFKNLDKKRNNQQAQNTLS